In the genome of Quercus robur chromosome 3, dhQueRobu3.1, whole genome shotgun sequence, one region contains:
- the LOC126717698 gene encoding serine carboxypeptidase-like 50, translating to MEQSTRSNSLNLVLVFFFFLSFCNIPTLLSLPSSSSSSSSSTSAFPNEALPTKSGYLPVNPTTGSAIFYTFYEAQEPISTLSQTPLLIWLQGGPGCSSMTGNFFELGPWRVNFHKAKSDPLVLEPNSGSWNRLFGLLFLDNPIGTGFSIASTPEEIPRDQYTVATHLFAAITSFIELDPSFKFRPIYITGESYAGKYVPAIGYYILKKNADLAVSEQVNLAGVAIGNGLTDPIIQVATHAVNAYFSGLINERQKSELEKAQWEAVGLTKSKNWSEATNARNKVLHLLQNMTGLATLYDFTRKVPYNSDLVTDFLRNNEVKKALGANESIVFEECSDAAGDALHDDVMKSVKYMVEFLVKKSKVLLYQGHFDLRDGVVSTETWVKTMDWEGVGNFSMAERKVWKINKALAGFVQKWGSLSQVVVLGAGHFVPTDQPLSSQAMIEDWVLERGLFGHQQEEDLSSNFLGAL from the coding sequence ATGGAGCAGTCAACACGGTCCAACTCCCTTAACCTCGtccttgtcttcttcttcttcctctccttCTGTAACATCCCAACTTTATTATCATTaccctcctcttcttcttcttcttcttcttcaacctctGCTTTTCCCAATGAAGCTCTCCCCACTAAATCAGGCTATCTCCCTGTCAATCCCACCACTGGTTCCGCCATTTTCTACACTTTCTATGAAGCCCAGGAACCCATTTCGACTCTCTCCCAAACCCCACTTCTCATTTGGCTCCAAGGTGGCCCTGGCTGCTCCTCCATGACTGGTAACTTCTTTGAACTTGGACCCTGGCGTGTCAATTTTCATAAGGCCAAGTCTGACCCCCTTGTTCTCGAACCCAATTCTGGTTCTTGGAACCGCTTATTCGGCCTTCTTTTCCTCGATAATCCGATTGGAACTGGGTTTAGTATTGCTTCTACACCCGAAGAAATCCCAAGAGATCAATATACTGTTGCCACGCATCTTTTTGCTGCAATCACTTCGTTTATTGAACTAGACCCATCGTTTAAGTTTCGTCCAATATATATTACGGGTGAGAGCTATGCAGGTAAGTATGTTCCAGCGATTGGATActatattttgaagaaaaatgcagACTTGGCCGTGTCTGAGCAGGTGAACTTAGCAGGTGTTGCTATTGGAAATGGTTTGACTGACCCGATCATTCAGGTGGCAACTCATGCCGTGAATGCTTACTTTTCGGGTTTGATCAATGAAAGGCAAAAGAGTGAGTTGGAGAAAGCTCAATGGGAGGCAGTTGGGCTGACCAAATCGAAGAATTGGAGTGAGGCCACAAATGCTAGAAATAAGGTCTTGCATTTGTTGCAAAACATGACAGGGTTGGCCACATTGTATGATTTTACAAGGAAAGTTCCTTACAATTCTGACTTGGTTACTGATTTTTTGCGAAACAATGAGGTGAAAAAGGCCTTAGGAGCGAATGAATCGATTGTGTTTGAGGAATGTAGTGATGCAGCGGGGGATGCATTGCATGACGATGTGATGAAGAGTGTGAAATATATGGTGGAGTTTTTGGTGAAGAAGAGCAAGGTTTTGTTGTATCAAGGGCACTTTGATTTGAGAGATGGTGTCGTTTCAACTGAGACTTGGGTGAAGACAATGGATTGGGAGGGAGTTGGGAATTTTTCAATGGCAGAGAGGAAGGTTTGGAAGATAAATAAAGCGCTTGCTGGGTTTGTGCAGAAATGGGGGAGTTTGAGTCAAGTTGTGGTTTTGGGGGCTGGGCATTTTGTGCCTACTGACCAGCCACTGAGTTCACAGGCAATGATAGAAGACTGGGTTTTGGAGAGGGGCTTATTTGGCCATCAACAAGAGGAGGATTTGTCATCAAATTTCCTGGGTGCATTGTAA